A window from Streptomyces sp. NBC_00335 encodes these proteins:
- a CDS encoding bifunctional FO biosynthesis protein CofGH produces MTTPSDAPTENSMRRALRRARDGVALDATEAAVLLQARGEALKDLAASAARVRDSGLEAAGRPGVITYSRKVFIPLTRLCRDKCHYCTFVTVPGKLRREGHGMYLSPDEVLDIARKGAAMGCKEALFTLGDRPEDRWPEAREWLDAHGYDDTLAYVRAMAIRVLEETGLLPHLNPGVLSWSDLQRLKPVAPSMGMMLETTATRLWSEPGGPHHGSPDKDPAVRLRVLEDAGRSNVPFTTGVLIGIGESYAERADAFFELRRIQRSYHGIQEVIVQNFRAKPDTAMRGMPDAELEELAAAIAVARHILGPSARIQAPPNLVDSEYALLIGAGIDDWGGVSPLTPDHVNPERPWPHIEELAERTAAAGFALRERLTIYPEFLQRGEPWLDPRLLPHVRALADADSGLADESATVEGRPWQEPDEAFTAYGRTDLHTTIDTQGRTGDRRDDFDEVYGDWEALREAAAPGMVPERIDTDVRGALAQAADDPTKLTDEQALALLHADGPALDALCRIADDLRKSVVGEDVTYIVTRNINFTNVCYTGCRFCAFAQRRTDADAYTLSLDQVADRAAQAWDVGAVEVCMQGGIHPDLPGTAYFDIARAVKERVPGMHVHAFSPMEVVNGATRTGMSVRDWLTAAKEAGLDSIPGTAAEILDDEVRWVLTKGKLPTADWIDVVSTAHELGIRSSSTMMYGHVDQPRHWLGHFRTLARMQQDARAKGVEGFTEFVTLPFIHTNAPVYLAGIARPGPTVRDNRAVTAMARILLHPHITNIQTSWVKLGSEGAAQMLRSGANDLGGTLMEETISRMAGSSYGSYKSVQDLIAVAEAAGRPAKARTTLYGEVPEERQAAARASDGHLPELLPVLD; encoded by the coding sequence ATGACCACTCCGAGTGACGCTCCGACCGAGAACTCGATGCGCCGCGCGCTCCGCCGCGCCCGCGACGGCGTCGCGCTCGACGCGACCGAGGCGGCCGTGCTCCTCCAGGCGCGCGGCGAGGCCCTGAAGGACCTCGCCGCCTCCGCCGCCCGGGTGCGGGACTCCGGACTCGAAGCCGCCGGCCGGCCCGGCGTCATCACGTACTCGCGCAAGGTCTTCATCCCCCTCACCCGCCTGTGCCGCGACAAGTGCCACTACTGCACCTTCGTCACGGTCCCCGGCAAGCTCCGCCGCGAGGGCCACGGCATGTACCTCTCCCCCGACGAGGTCCTCGACATAGCCCGCAAGGGCGCGGCCATGGGCTGCAAGGAAGCCCTGTTCACGCTCGGCGACCGGCCCGAGGACCGCTGGCCCGAGGCCCGCGAGTGGCTCGACGCGCACGGCTACGACGACACCCTCGCCTACGTGCGCGCCATGGCCATCCGCGTCCTGGAGGAGACCGGCCTCCTCCCGCACCTCAACCCCGGCGTGCTGTCCTGGTCGGACCTGCAGCGCCTCAAGCCGGTGGCCCCGTCGATGGGGATGATGCTGGAGACCACCGCCACCCGGCTGTGGTCCGAGCCCGGCGGCCCCCACCACGGCTCCCCCGACAAGGACCCGGCCGTCCGGCTGCGCGTCCTGGAGGACGCGGGCCGCTCCAACGTCCCCTTCACCACCGGGGTGCTGATCGGCATCGGCGAGTCCTACGCGGAGCGCGCGGACGCCTTCTTCGAGCTGCGCCGGATCCAGCGCAGCTACCACGGCATCCAGGAAGTCATCGTCCAGAACTTCCGGGCCAAGCCCGACACGGCCATGCGCGGCATGCCCGACGCGGAGCTGGAGGAGCTCGCCGCGGCCATCGCCGTGGCCCGCCACATCCTCGGCCCGAGCGCCCGCATCCAGGCCCCGCCGAACCTGGTGGACTCCGAGTACGCGCTGCTCATCGGCGCCGGCATCGACGACTGGGGCGGGGTCTCCCCGCTCACCCCCGACCACGTGAACCCCGAGCGCCCCTGGCCGCACATCGAGGAGCTCGCCGAGCGCACCGCGGCCGCCGGCTTCGCGCTCCGCGAACGCCTCACCATCTACCCGGAGTTCCTCCAGCGCGGCGAGCCCTGGCTGGACCCCCGCCTGCTGCCCCACGTACGCGCCCTGGCCGACGCGGACAGCGGGCTCGCGGACGAGTCGGCGACCGTCGAGGGCCGGCCGTGGCAGGAGCCGGACGAGGCCTTCACCGCCTACGGCCGCACCGACCTGCACACCACCATCGACACGCAGGGCCGTACCGGCGACCGCCGCGACGACTTCGACGAGGTCTACGGCGACTGGGAGGCCCTGCGCGAGGCCGCGGCCCCCGGGATGGTCCCCGAGCGCATCGACACCGACGTGCGGGGGGCGCTCGCGCAGGCCGCCGACGATCCGACGAAGCTCACCGACGAGCAGGCGCTCGCCCTGCTCCACGCGGACGGCCCGGCGCTGGACGCGCTGTGCCGGATCGCGGACGACCTGCGCAAGTCGGTGGTGGGCGAGGACGTCACGTACATCGTGACCCGCAACATCAACTTCACCAACGTCTGTTACACCGGCTGCCGGTTCTGCGCCTTCGCGCAGCGCCGCACCGACGCGGACGCGTACACCCTCTCCCTCGACCAGGTCGCCGACCGGGCCGCCCAGGCCTGGGACGTGGGCGCGGTCGAGGTGTGCATGCAGGGCGGCATCCACCCGGACCTGCCGGGGACGGCCTACTTCGACATCGCGCGGGCGGTGAAGGAGCGCGTGCCGGGCATGCACGTGCACGCCTTCTCCCCGATGGAGGTCGTCAACGGGGCGACGCGCACGGGGATGTCGGTACGGGACTGGCTGACGGCGGCCAAGGAGGCCGGCCTCGACTCCATCCCCGGTACCGCGGCGGAGATCCTGGACGACGAGGTCCGCTGGGTCCTCACCAAGGGCAAGCTGCCGACGGCGGACTGGATCGACGTGGTCTCCACCGCGCACGAGCTCGGCATCCGCTCCTCCTCCACCATGATGTACGGCCACGTGGACCAGCCCCGGCACTGGCTGGGCCACTTCCGCACGCTGGCCCGCATGCAGCAGGACGCGCGGGCGAAGGGTGTGGAGGGCTTCACGGAGTTCGTGACGCTGCCCTTCATCCACACCAACGCCCCCGTCTACCTGGCGGGCATCGCCCGCCCCGGCCCGACGGTGCGCGACAACCGCGCGGTGACGGCGATGGCCCGCATCCTGCTCCACCCCCACATCACCAACATCCAGACCAGCTGGGTGAAGCTGGGCTCGGAGGGCGCGGCGCAGATGCTCCGCTCGGGCGCCAACGACCTGGGCGGGACCCTGATGGAGGAGACCATCTCCCGCATGGCGGGATCGAGTTACGGCTCGTACAAGTCCGTGCAGGACCTGATCGCCGTCGCCGAGGCGGCCGGCCGGCCCGCGAAGGCCCGTACGACCCTCTACGGCGAGGTCCCGGAGGAACGCCAGGCCGCGGCCCGCGCCTCGGACGGCCACCTGCCGGAACTGCTGCCGGTCCTGGACTGA
- a CDS encoding SDR family oxidoreductase encodes MSPLLLQGKTVIVSGVGAGLGHQVAATVVRDGGNAVLGARTEANLAKAAAEIDPDGTHTAYLPTDISDERQCEALAALATDRFGGIDAVVHVAAWDSYFGGLEDADFGTWQQILDVNLLGTLRMTRACLPALKRAGGSVVIIGTQSAIASPNEVQQAAYAASKGALTSAMYSMARELGPHRIRVNTVLPGWMWGPPVQAFVTFTAHTEGVPEAEVHSRLTDRMALPDLATDGDVADAAAFLASDRARAITGQSLLVNAGELMR; translated from the coding sequence ATGTCGCCGCTACTGCTGCAGGGCAAGACCGTCATCGTCTCCGGCGTGGGCGCCGGCCTCGGCCACCAGGTCGCCGCCACCGTCGTCCGCGACGGCGGCAACGCCGTGCTCGGGGCGCGGACCGAGGCCAACCTCGCCAAGGCCGCCGCCGAGATCGACCCCGACGGCACGCACACCGCGTACCTGCCGACCGACATCTCCGACGAGCGCCAGTGCGAGGCCCTCGCCGCCCTCGCCACCGACCGCTTCGGCGGCATCGACGCCGTCGTCCACGTCGCCGCCTGGGACTCGTACTTCGGAGGCCTGGAGGACGCCGACTTCGGCACCTGGCAGCAGATCCTCGACGTGAACCTGCTCGGCACCCTGCGCATGACCCGCGCCTGCCTGCCCGCGCTGAAGCGCGCCGGCGGCTCCGTCGTCATCATCGGCACGCAGTCCGCCATCGCCTCCCCCAACGAGGTGCAGCAGGCCGCCTACGCCGCCTCCAAGGGCGCGCTGACCTCCGCCATGTACTCCATGGCCCGCGAGCTCGGCCCGCACCGCATCCGCGTGAACACCGTCCTCCCCGGCTGGATGTGGGGACCCCCGGTCCAGGCCTTCGTCACCTTCACCGCGCACACCGAAGGCGTGCCGGAGGCGGAGGTGCACTCCCGCCTCACCGACCGCATGGCGCTGCCGGACCTGGCCACCGACGGGGACGTCGCCGACGCCGCCGCATTCCTCGCCTCCGACCGGGCACGGGCGATAACCGGCCAGTCCCTGCTGGTCAACGCCGGGGAGCTGATGCGATGA
- a CDS encoding DeoR/GlpR family DNA-binding transcription regulator, with protein sequence MSNADRHGLIAKAVRDSGSATVQELAELTGASEMTIRRDLDALAAQGALERVRGGARTLMLRGEEPPFALRAHEAVEAKRRIAAEVCALIADGESVLLDSGTTCLEVARLLRERPVTVMPLSLQAIHLLSETPGRATLVVPGGQPRAAEQALTGPLTLASLAALRFDTAVIGCCGLSAADGLTAYDLDDAAVKKAGIAVARRTIVAADGGKLGRTAYAHVGPSTLLHTLVTDTTAAPAEVAALESAGTVVRTA encoded by the coding sequence ATGAGCAACGCAGACCGGCACGGGCTGATCGCGAAGGCCGTCAGGGACTCGGGCAGCGCCACGGTCCAGGAGCTCGCGGAGCTGACCGGGGCCTCCGAGATGACCATCCGGCGCGACCTCGATGCCCTGGCCGCCCAGGGCGCCCTCGAACGCGTCCGCGGCGGGGCGCGCACCCTGATGCTCAGGGGCGAGGAGCCGCCCTTCGCGCTGCGCGCGCACGAGGCGGTCGAGGCCAAGCGCCGGATCGCGGCCGAGGTCTGCGCACTCATCGCCGACGGCGAGAGCGTGCTGCTGGACAGCGGCACCACCTGCCTGGAGGTCGCCCGGCTCCTGCGCGAGCGGCCCGTCACCGTGATGCCCCTGTCCCTGCAGGCCATCCACCTGCTCAGCGAGACGCCCGGCCGGGCCACGCTGGTGGTGCCCGGCGGACAGCCCCGCGCCGCGGAGCAGGCCCTCACCGGCCCCCTCACCCTCGCCTCACTGGCGGCCCTGCGCTTCGACACCGCCGTCATCGGCTGCTGCGGGCTGAGCGCGGCCGACGGCCTGACCGCCTACGACCTCGACGACGCCGCGGTGAAGAAGGCGGGCATCGCCGTGGCCCGCCGCACCATCGTCGCCGCGGACGGCGGCAAGCTCGGCCGCACCGCCTACGCCCACGTCGGCCCCTCGACGCTCCTGCACACCCTCGTCACCGACACCACCGCAGCCCCCGCCGAGGTGGCCGCACTGGAAAGCGCCGGGACCGTCGTCAGAACCGCCTGA
- a CDS encoding MFS transporter: MERSLRTARVATYVYFVLCGTLMGAWVVHIPAIEERVGISHAALGGLLVLLGLGAFLGMRVAGGLTDRLGARVVIPAAGVLCGATLVLPGLAREPWTLAGALLVFGFCNGCLDVGMNAHAVHVEKAYGRPVMSGFHATFSVGGVLAALVAAGAVSAGLNPAAALAATGAVGIVIALAAARSLLSTAPAASATAPAASAPAASAPAASAADSGPAEGAGAPPAAARHSAAGRIRLLAVLALMVMLCEGAANDWSALHLKDVLGASAATAAFAYGTFAASMTAGRLLADRFVSRFGSVAILRHGAATAAVGITLVALGPWMWTAFTGWALFGLGLSGCVPQLFSAAGHADPAAAGANVSRVAGLGYVGMLAGPAVIGWLSHLVALNHAFVLLTLLCGTTAAAAGVLRTGSDRNRPSPTPSAPHTPAPHTPSAHTPAARTAPGAPE; encoded by the coding sequence ATGGAACGTTCGCTGCGAACCGCCCGAGTGGCGACCTACGTCTACTTCGTCCTGTGCGGCACCCTGATGGGCGCATGGGTGGTGCACATCCCCGCCATCGAGGAGCGCGTGGGCATCAGCCACGCGGCCCTGGGCGGCCTGCTGGTGCTGCTCGGGCTCGGGGCCTTCCTCGGGATGCGCGTGGCCGGCGGGCTGACCGACCGGCTCGGCGCACGCGTCGTGATCCCCGCCGCCGGCGTACTGTGCGGCGCGACCCTGGTGCTACCCGGTCTCGCCCGCGAGCCGTGGACACTGGCGGGCGCCCTGCTGGTCTTCGGCTTCTGCAACGGCTGTCTGGACGTCGGCATGAACGCCCACGCCGTGCACGTGGAGAAGGCGTACGGCCGGCCCGTCATGTCGGGCTTCCACGCCACCTTCTCGGTCGGCGGCGTCCTGGCCGCGCTCGTCGCGGCGGGCGCCGTGAGCGCCGGCCTGAACCCGGCCGCGGCCCTGGCCGCCACGGGAGCCGTGGGCATCGTGATCGCCCTGGCCGCGGCACGGTCCCTGCTGTCGACCGCTCCTGCCGCCTCCGCTACAGCCCCCGCCGCCTCCGCCCCCGCCGCCTCCGCCCCCGCCGCCTCCGCCGCCGACAGCGGCCCGGCGGAGGGGGCCGGGGCGCCACCGGCCGCAGCGCGCCACAGCGCCGCCGGGCGCATCCGGCTCCTCGCCGTCCTCGCGCTGATGGTCATGCTCTGCGAGGGCGCCGCCAACGACTGGAGCGCCCTGCACCTGAAGGACGTACTCGGCGCTTCCGCCGCCACGGCCGCCTTCGCGTACGGCACCTTCGCGGCGTCCATGACCGCCGGCCGGCTGCTCGCCGACCGCTTCGTCTCCCGGTTCGGCTCCGTGGCGATCCTGCGCCACGGCGCCGCCACGGCCGCCGTCGGCATCACGCTCGTGGCCCTCGGCCCGTGGATGTGGACCGCGTTCACCGGCTGGGCACTGTTCGGTCTGGGCCTGTCGGGCTGTGTCCCACAGCTGTTCAGTGCGGCCGGGCACGCCGACCCGGCCGCCGCCGGCGCCAACGTCTCCCGGGTCGCGGGGCTCGGCTACGTCGGCATGCTCGCCGGCCCCGCCGTCATCGGCTGGCTGTCCCACCTCGTCGCCCTGAACCACGCCTTCGTCCTGCTGACCCTGCTCTGCGGGACCACCGCCGCGGCCGCCGGGGTCCTGCGCACCGGATCCGACCGCAACCGCCCGAGCCCGACCCCCTCCGCGCCGCACACCCCCGCGCCGCACACCCCCTCGGCTCACACCCCCGCCGCTCGCACCGCCCCAGGAGCTCCGGAATGA
- a CDS encoding HAD family hydrolase has product MSTDRPIVLFDLFGVIARHQRPGAMDAMAALSGAPTDAFAAAYWDCRRPYDAGEFSASRYWTAVLRRLARPDHPDTVEELRLADIDSWSRVDERMVAYAQSLREVAEVALLSNIPADHADAFLAAQPWLHQLDHVAFSGKIRAAKPDPAAFRHCVAALKADPADFLFVDDRDENVRAARALGMSGHVFTGHAELATALDAWLPAR; this is encoded by the coding sequence ATGTCCACGGACCGCCCCATCGTGCTGTTCGACCTCTTCGGCGTCATCGCACGCCACCAGCGCCCCGGCGCCATGGACGCGATGGCCGCACTGAGCGGCGCGCCCACGGACGCCTTCGCCGCCGCCTACTGGGACTGCCGCCGGCCCTACGACGCCGGAGAGTTCTCCGCGTCCCGGTACTGGACGGCCGTCCTGCGCCGGCTGGCACGCCCCGACCACCCCGACACCGTCGAGGAGCTGCGGCTCGCCGACATCGACAGCTGGTCGCGCGTCGACGAGCGCATGGTCGCCTACGCGCAGTCCCTGCGGGAGGTCGCCGAGGTCGCCCTGCTGTCCAACATCCCCGCCGATCACGCGGACGCCTTCCTCGCCGCCCAGCCCTGGCTGCACCAGCTCGACCACGTCGCCTTCTCCGGGAAGATCCGCGCGGCCAAACCGGACCCGGCGGCCTTCCGGCACTGCGTCGCCGCCCTGAAGGCCGACCCCGCCGACTTCCTCTTCGTCGACGACCGCGACGAGAACGTACGCGCGGCGCGGGCCCTCGGCATGAGCGGACACGTCTTCACCGGGCACGCCGAGCTGGCAACCGCCCTCGACGCCTGGCTGCCGGCCCGGTGA
- a CDS encoding aminotransferase-like domain-containing protein — protein sequence MPASAPASTAPPPFAARIRTTAPSAVREILAVTAQPGMISFAGGLPAPELFDTEGLRAAYDSAFARSARRALQYSTTEGAPELRTAVAARIDRRGPATTADDLLITTGSQQGLGLITTALIEPGDAVLVEDPTYLAALQGFRLAGARVIPVPCDDEGILPDALAELIARERPKLLYTVPTFQNPTGRTLPAARRAEIAALAARLGLWLLEDDPYGDLRYEGRELPWLAAHPGAEDRTALLGSFSKVMAPGLRLGWLRAPAALLRGAVLAKQAADLHTSTVDQLAAAEYLRTVDLDAHVARVRDAYRIRRDALLSGLPDALPPGSTWNRPEGGMFVWARLPEGHDATPLLRAATSRGVAFVPGAPFFAATPDPRTLRLSFTTHTPEEIEEGLRRLAGA from the coding sequence GTGCCCGCCTCAGCGCCCGCGTCCACCGCTCCGCCGCCCTTCGCCGCCCGGATCCGTACGACCGCCCCCTCCGCCGTGCGCGAGATCCTCGCCGTCACCGCGCAGCCCGGCATGATCTCCTTCGCCGGCGGCCTGCCCGCGCCCGAACTCTTCGACACCGAGGGCCTGCGGGCCGCGTACGACTCCGCCTTCGCGCGGTCCGCCCGGCGCGCCCTCCAGTACTCGACCACCGAGGGCGCCCCCGAACTGCGCACGGCGGTGGCCGCCCGGATCGACCGGCGCGGGCCGGCGACCACCGCGGACGACCTGCTGATCACCACCGGATCGCAGCAGGGGCTCGGCCTGATCACGACCGCGCTGATCGAGCCGGGCGACGCGGTGCTCGTCGAGGACCCCACCTACCTGGCGGCCCTCCAGGGGTTCCGGCTCGCCGGCGCCCGGGTGATCCCCGTGCCCTGCGACGACGAGGGCATCCTCCCGGACGCGCTGGCGGAGCTGATCGCCCGCGAACGCCCCAAGCTGCTCTACACGGTCCCCACCTTCCAGAACCCGACCGGCCGCACCCTCCCCGCCGCCCGCCGCGCGGAGATCGCGGCGCTCGCGGCCCGGCTCGGGCTGTGGCTGCTGGAGGACGACCCGTACGGAGACCTCCGCTACGAGGGCCGCGAACTGCCCTGGCTCGCCGCGCACCCGGGGGCCGAGGACCGCACCGCGCTCCTCGGCAGCTTCTCGAAGGTGATGGCCCCCGGCCTCCGGCTCGGCTGGCTGCGCGCCCCCGCCGCGCTGTTGCGCGGGGCGGTCCTCGCGAAGCAGGCGGCGGACCTGCACACCTCGACGGTGGACCAGCTGGCGGCGGCGGAGTACTTGCGGACGGTGGACCTGGACGCCCACGTGGCGCGGGTCCGCGACGCGTACCGGATCCGGCGCGACGCCCTCCTGTCGGGCCTGCCCGACGCCCTGCCCCCGGGCTCCACGTGGAACCGCCCGGAGGGCGGCATGTTCGTCTGGGCCCGCCTCCCCGAAGGCCACGACGCGACCCCCCTCCTCCGCGCGGCCACCTCGCGGGGCGTCGCCTTCGTCCCCGGAGCCCCTTTCTTCGCCGCGACCCCGGACCCCCGAACCCTGCGCCTGTCGTTCACGACGCACACGCCGGAGGAGATCGAGGAGGGCCTGCGCAGGCTGGCGGGAGCCTGA
- a CDS encoding DUF397 domain-containing protein, translating into MAIRQGATENWTKSSYSANGACVEVKSPVMESIAVRDSKVQDGPSLTFAPGSWTSFVADVTEGRLGRLA; encoded by the coding sequence ATGGCTATTCGTCAAGGTGCAACGGAAAACTGGACCAAGTCCTCGTACTCCGCCAACGGCGCCTGCGTCGAGGTCAAGTCCCCCGTCATGGAGTCCATCGCGGTCCGCGACTCGAAGGTGCAGGACGGTCCGTCCCTCACCTTCGCGCCCGGCTCCTGGACCTCGTTCGTCGCCGACGTGACCGAGGGCCGCCTGGGGCGCCTCGCCTGA